The following nucleotide sequence is from Psychroserpens sp. Hel_I_66.
TATCTCTGTATCGTTTTACCAATTTTTCATCATTAGCAACCCTTACAAACTGCTTCCACTCTTGATCTATACTTGCCAAATACTTTTTTTCTATGGCTTCAATTTGAGTTTCCATTGACGATTCTACGATTGTACTTGAAGTGGTCTCAATTGTTTTAAACAATGTGAAGGTTAATGCTAAAAACAACGTGATGATCGCTGCAGTTTTAACTAAGTAACCTGTACTTATTATAGATGTTCGACGTGGCCTTGAAGCTTTGAGCTTATCGTAAAACTCTTGTCTGTGATGGTCTGGCAATTGCGCTCGAGAAGTTGGAAATTGATCAGTTTCTTTGAATAATTCTCTAATATCTCTTTTCATTGTAATGCTTTTTCAAAAGCTCTTGAAGCTTTAATTTACCTCTTCTTAAATGTGTTCTTGATGTTTTTACCGGGATATTCAATATGTTTGAAATCTCTTTATGATCGTAACCTTCAATAAGATATAACTTGACGACGATTTGATATTTTTTATCTAAAGTTTCTACAGCGTCGAGGATTTGTTGCTTGGAAATTTCCGAAGAAAACATCCAATCGTCATCGTCATTTTCAATGTGTAGATTCGCCACATCTGTTTCTATAAACTCAAATCGTTTTTTCTTTAATTCGTCAATACATTGGTTGATCACGATACGCTTTAACCATGCGCCAAAAGTAAAATCTGGTTGGTAATTTTCAATTTTAGAAAATGCTTTTATAAAACTTTCTTGCATGGCATCTTTGGCTTCTTCAGTTCTTAAATATCTGCACGATATTTGAAACATTGCTCCGCTGTACAAATCATAAATTTGCATCATGGCCTTTTCATCCCCTTTCTTACAACGCTCGATTAAAATGTTGTGGTCTTTTGACATTTAGTTTTGGTTAGCTTTCAATAACAATAACGACAGAAAATATTAAGGGTTTCATAATTGTGCTAAATAATTTTATAAAAGTGATTATATTTAGCGATAATGAACTCAATTCTAAACATGAAATTTACCTTTTCCTACTTATCTGTACTTCTGTTTATAAATTTTGGTTTCTCACAAACTAAGATTATTGATAGTGAAACCGCATATCCTGTATCTTACGCAACCATCTCATTTGGTGATGGCCAAGGGCTCTTTGCAGATGATGATGGTATGTTTATTTTCACAAAAAAACTATATAAAGATGTAGATTCTATTTTTATATCTTCTTTGGGCTACAAAGACCTCGCATTGGCTACAGTTAATTTACCAAAGATTATTGAAATGCAGATTGAGCACGATAAATTAGATGAGGTTGTCGTGACCGCAAAAATTGATAGAAAGTTTAAAGAAGAAACCATTAAGCCTTATTTAGACGACGACTATTATAAATGTTGGCTTCCAACTATTGAAAGTGAGATTGCTGTCTTTTTTCCTAACGGAAATGAAAAACTTAAAAAAGTTACTTCTGTTTTATTTCCATTTGCCCTAGAATCCCGTGATTGGGACAAACGTAATCGTGCCAATGCAGATAAGCGGAAATTCTCAACATTATTCAAA
It contains:
- a CDS encoding RNA polymerase sigma factor, with product MSKDHNILIERCKKGDEKAMMQIYDLYSGAMFQISCRYLRTEEAKDAMQESFIKAFSKIENYQPDFTFGAWLKRIVINQCIDELKKKRFEFIETDVANLHIENDDDDWMFSSEISKQQILDAVETLDKKYQIVVKLYLIEGYDHKEISNILNIPVKTSRTHLRRGKLKLQELLKKHYNEKRY